The Thalassotalea sp. 273M-4 genome includes a region encoding these proteins:
- the prc gene encoding carboxy terminal-processing peptidase: MQKLCRLALAVSLSFSFNAFAETDAEVASESALPVLTQQVQHKTASKRISATYSRQHYKKFRFDDALSTDVFDNYLKQLDYSRNVFLQSDIDHLTQYRTKFDDMIASGKLDLAYDIYNLNLKRRLERYKYALSLLEQEFDFTVKENYTFDREDAPYAKSTAELDELWRKKVKYDALNLKLADKEWKDIQELLSKRYNYAIKRLVQSESEDVFQVVMNAFSRTVEPHTSYLSPRNAERFQMEMNLSLEGIGAVLRAEDDFTVIQSVVKGGPADKSNKLKAKDKVVAVAQGDSEFVDVVGWRLDDVVDLIKGPKGTTVRLQIQKGESSSLEVVSIVRETIKLEDRQAKSDIYYEKSADQQSPATAKKLGVITIPSFYNKLSHDVAKEIAHLKEQNVQGIIVDLRGNGGGSLTEATLLTGLFIDRGPVVQVRGGDDRVDVNKDTDGLSYYEGPLTVLVDRYSASASEIFAAALQDYGRAIIVGENTFGKGTVQQHRGLGRIYDLYDNPLGSIQFTIAKFYRINGGSTQHKGVIPDIQYPTAIDPKEWGESREENALEWDKIEPAEYRRLNDFSQDIQYLSSMHAERIKKNPEFAYIYEDIAYYNEHKDKKSASLNYEVRKAERDERKNRRLERANKRLIALGKEKVASLDDIPDDLNELDALLDETANITFDLVNIGQIAKNK, from the coding sequence ATGCAGAAATTATGTCGATTAGCACTGGCCGTTTCTTTATCATTTTCCTTTAATGCCTTTGCCGAGACAGACGCAGAGGTTGCAAGCGAAAGTGCGCTTCCGGTACTTACACAACAAGTACAGCACAAAACAGCTAGTAAGCGCATATCGGCAACATATTCTCGCCAACACTACAAAAAATTCCGATTTGATGATGCGCTTTCAACGGACGTTTTTGACAATTATTTAAAGCAACTGGATTACTCGCGTAATGTTTTTTTACAGTCAGATATTGACCATTTAACTCAGTACCGTACCAAGTTCGATGACATGATTGCCTCAGGCAAGTTAGATCTTGCTTATGACATTTACAATCTTAATTTAAAGCGTCGTCTTGAACGCTATAAGTATGCTTTGTCTTTGCTTGAGCAAGAGTTCGATTTCACTGTAAAAGAAAACTATACCTTTGACCGTGAAGATGCACCATACGCCAAATCGACAGCCGAATTAGACGAACTGTGGCGCAAAAAAGTTAAATACGATGCATTAAACTTAAAGCTTGCAGACAAAGAATGGAAAGACATCCAAGAATTACTCAGCAAACGATACAACTACGCAATTAAACGCTTAGTTCAAAGTGAAAGTGAAGATGTGTTTCAGGTTGTGATGAATGCGTTCTCTCGTACTGTCGAACCACACACTTCGTATTTGTCGCCACGAAACGCTGAACGCTTTCAAATGGAAATGAATCTATCATTAGAAGGCATTGGAGCGGTTTTAAGAGCCGAAGATGACTTCACCGTGATTCAGTCTGTGGTTAAAGGCGGACCGGCCGATAAAAGCAATAAGCTAAAAGCCAAAGACAAAGTCGTTGCTGTGGCGCAAGGTGATAGCGAATTTGTTGATGTTGTAGGCTGGCGTTTAGATGATGTCGTTGATTTAATCAAAGGTCCCAAAGGCACCACGGTACGCTTGCAAATTCAAAAAGGTGAAAGTTCAAGCCTAGAGGTGGTTTCTATTGTTCGTGAAACCATTAAATTAGAAGATAGACAAGCAAAGTCGGATATATACTACGAAAAATCTGCCGACCAACAAAGCCCTGCGACGGCTAAGAAATTAGGGGTGATAACCATCCCAAGTTTCTACAACAAGCTTTCACACGATGTGGCCAAAGAAATTGCTCATCTAAAAGAGCAAAACGTTCAAGGCATTATTGTGGATCTGCGAGGTAATGGCGGTGGCTCTTTAACCGAGGCAACGTTATTAACCGGGCTATTTATTGACCGAGGACCTGTTGTGCAAGTTCGTGGTGGTGACGACAGAGTGGATGTTAACAAAGACACCGATGGTCTGAGTTATTACGAGGGCCCGTTAACGGTCTTAGTTGATCGCTATTCCGCTTCCGCGTCAGAAATTTTTGCTGCTGCTCTGCAAGATTATGGTCGCGCTATCATTGTTGGTGAAAACACCTTTGGTAAGGGCACGGTTCAGCAACACAGAGGTTTAGGTCGTATATATGACTTGTACGATAATCCCCTTGGTAGTATTCAATTTACCATCGCTAAGTTTTATCGTATAAATGGTGGCAGTACTCAGCACAAAGGTGTGATCCCTGATATTCAATACCCGACAGCAATTGACCCTAAAGAGTGGGGTGAAAGTCGCGAAGAAAACGCCTTAGAGTGGGATAAAATTGAACCGGCAGAGTATCGTCGTTTAAATGATTTTAGCCAAGACATTCAATACCTTTCATCGATGCATGCAGAGCGTATTAAGAAAAACCCAGAATTCGCTTATATTTATGAAGATATCGCATATTATAACGAACACAAGGACAAAAAGTCGGCATCTTTAAACTACGAGGTGCGCAAAGCAGAACGCGATGAAAGAAAAAATCGACGTTTAGAGCGTGCCAACAAAAGACTGATTGCCTTAGGCAAAGAAAAGGTTGCTTCGCTTGATGACATTCCAGACGACCTGAATGAACTTGATGCTTTATTAGACGAAACGGCCAACATTACCTTTGATTTAGTCAACATAGGTCAAATTGCCAAAAATAAATAA
- the proQ gene encoding RNA chaperone ProQ: METKRITSKEIIAHLAEKFPACFSLEGAVKPLKVGIFQDLAEALVDDEKVSKTQLRQALRHYTSSWRYLKSIKAGNHRIDLAGEQVELIDEEQASFAAKTLKESQEKFANKKTQDKKENRPYKGTKGAVKGSTITSKPKSKAVKAKKAPAKQKVNLTQLDADTLSVGMNIMVQVGNSPLNATITEVAGKDVTVQLSSGMVVKTQADKIFTK; the protein is encoded by the coding sequence ATGGAAACTAAACGAATCACCAGCAAAGAAATTATCGCACACTTAGCAGAGAAGTTCCCTGCATGCTTTAGTCTAGAAGGTGCGGTAAAACCGTTAAAGGTAGGTATTTTTCAAGATCTAGCCGAAGCCTTAGTAGATGACGAAAAAGTCAGTAAAACCCAATTACGTCAAGCCTTGCGTCATTACACCTCGAGCTGGCGTTACCTTAAGTCAATCAAAGCGGGTAACCACCGTATTGATCTTGCTGGCGAGCAGGTTGAGCTTATTGATGAAGAGCAAGCAAGTTTTGCGGCTAAGACCTTAAAAGAGAGCCAAGAAAAATTTGCTAACAAAAAAACTCAAGACAAAAAAGAAAATAGACCGTATAAAGGAACTAAAGGGGCTGTAAAAGGCTCTACTATTACAAGTAAACCAAAAAGCAAAGCGGTTAAAGCGAAAAAAGCACCCGCTAAACAGAAAGTTAATTTAACTCAGTTGGACGCAGATACCTTATCAGTTGGTATGAATATTATGGTCCAAGTGGGTAATTCCCCGTTAAATGCTACTATTACAGAAGTAGCGGGTAAAGATGTGACGGTTCAATTGTCTTCAGGCATGGTAGTTAAAACCCAAGCAGATAAAATCTTTACCAAATAA
- a CDS encoding GAF domain-containing protein: MNKTDFYQSMLGQVEAVIAGETDAIANMANISAILFHAFDDVNWAGFYRVKNNELILGPFQGQVACIHIPIGRGVCGTAVATKQTQLVTNVHEFEGHIACDASSNSEIVIPVYKDNDIIAVLDIDSTRIGRFDEQDKQGLERIVKALEAQL; this comes from the coding sequence ATGAATAAAACTGATTTTTACCAAAGCATGTTAGGCCAAGTTGAAGCGGTGATTGCCGGTGAAACCGATGCCATTGCTAATATGGCAAATATAAGCGCCATTTTGTTTCATGCCTTTGACGATGTGAATTGGGCAGGATTTTATCGGGTTAAAAATAACGAGTTGATATTAGGCCCATTTCAAGGCCAAGTGGCTTGTATTCACATTCCAATTGGCCGTGGTGTTTGCGGAACAGCGGTAGCCACTAAGCAAACCCAACTGGTGACGAATGTCCACGAGTTTGAAGGGCATATTGCCTGTGATGCAAGTAGTAATTCGGAAATTGTGATCCCAGTGTATAAAGACAATGACATTATTGCCGTACTCGACATAGACAGTACGCGTATAGGTCGTTTTGATGAACAAGATAAACAAGGACTCGAGCGAATAGTAAAAGCACTAGAAGCTCAGCTATAA
- the fbp gene encoding class 1 fructose-bisphosphatase produces MITLGEYIIKKQHEFPEASGELSALLGAIRLATKVVNREINKAGLADIIGTTGTENVQGESQQKLDLFANEKFKAALEARGEICGLASEEEDDFVAFNDERSINSKYIVLMDPLDGSSNIDVNVSVGTIFSIYRRISPVGQPVTLEDFLQPGTEQVAAGYVIYGSSTMLVYTTGHGVHGFTCDPSLGVFYLSHENMRFPEQGNIYSINEGNYLKFPMGVKKYLKYCQEIDPNTNRPYTSRYIGSLVSDFHRNLLKGGIYIYPSTASAPTGKLRLLYECNPMAFLAEQAGGRASDGFTRTLETKPEELHQRVPFFCGSKEMVADVEALMREHSQQQ; encoded by the coding sequence ATGATCACTTTAGGTGAATACATTATAAAAAAACAACACGAATTTCCAGAAGCCAGTGGCGAACTGTCCGCGCTTTTAGGAGCTATTCGATTAGCAACAAAAGTTGTAAACCGAGAAATTAACAAAGCAGGTCTTGCCGATATTATCGGAACGACGGGTACTGAAAATGTCCAAGGGGAAAGCCAGCAAAAATTAGATCTTTTTGCTAACGAAAAATTTAAAGCCGCACTAGAAGCTCGAGGTGAGATTTGTGGTCTCGCATCTGAAGAAGAAGATGACTTTGTGGCTTTTAATGACGAGCGCAGCATCAATAGCAAATACATCGTTTTAATGGATCCACTAGATGGTTCTTCTAATATTGATGTGAATGTCTCTGTCGGTACTATTTTTTCAATTTATCGTCGCATTAGCCCGGTTGGACAACCCGTCACGTTAGAAGATTTTCTTCAACCAGGTACCGAACAGGTTGCTGCAGGTTATGTAATTTATGGCTCATCCACCATGTTGGTATATACCACAGGCCATGGTGTGCATGGTTTTACGTGTGACCCTTCCCTTGGGGTCTTTTATCTGTCACATGAAAACATGCGTTTTCCCGAGCAAGGCAATATTTATTCGATTAACGAAGGTAACTATTTAAAATTTCCGATGGGGGTTAAAAAATACCTAAAATATTGTCAGGAAATTGATCCTAACACCAACAGACCCTATACCTCTCGTTATATTGGCTCTTTGGTATCGGATTTTCACCGCAATTTACTCAAAGGCGGAATTTATATCTACCCATCAACAGCCTCAGCACCAACCGGAAAGTTAAGACTGTTGTATGAATGTAACCCGATGGCATTTTTGGCTGAACAAGCTGGCGGTCGAGCCAGTGATGGCTTTACCCGTACCTTAGAGACCAAACCCGAGGAATTACACCAACGAGTGCCATTCTTTTGTGGCAGCAAAGAAATGGTTGCCGATGTAGAAGCTTTGATGAGGGAACATTCGCAACAACAATAA
- the prpF gene encoding 2-methylaconitate cis-trans isomerase PrpF: MSSNKHSVQQLKIPATYMRGGTSKGVFFKLTDLPLRAQQPGLYRDQLLLRVLGSPDPYGKQTDGMGGATSSTSKAVIVSASDKPDHDINYLFGQVAIDKPFVDWSGNCGNLTAAVASFAILSGLVPKSRIPLNGSAKVRIWQANIGKTIIVHIPIIEGEVQELGDFELDGVTFPSAEVVVDFLHPAAEGEALFPTGNLTDTLDVPDIGVFNATLIRAGIATIFLHAKDFGYNGCELQQDINNDPKALQKFEHIRRYGALKMGLIDSLDDPTLTAHTPKIAFIAPAQGFITSSGKQITAEQMDLQVRALSMGKLHHAMMGTAAVAIGAAAAVPGTLVNLIAGGGERERVCFGHPSGTLSVGASVCFENQQWQVQKVSMSRSARVLMEGWVRVPAI; the protein is encoded by the coding sequence ATGAGTTCAAATAAACACAGCGTCCAACAACTGAAAATACCTGCAACCTATATGCGCGGTGGTACCTCTAAAGGGGTGTTTTTTAAGCTAACAGACTTACCTTTAAGGGCTCAGCAACCTGGTCTATATCGTGATCAGTTATTGCTTCGAGTACTAGGCAGTCCCGACCCCTATGGTAAACAAACTGATGGGATGGGAGGAGCGACCTCAAGTACCAGCAAAGCGGTCATTGTTTCGGCTAGTGACAAACCAGATCATGATATAAATTATCTATTTGGTCAGGTCGCCATCGATAAACCCTTTGTTGATTGGAGTGGGAATTGTGGCAATTTAACCGCCGCCGTGGCTTCTTTTGCCATTCTCAGTGGTCTTGTACCGAAATCGCGTATTCCATTAAATGGCAGCGCCAAAGTGCGGATATGGCAAGCCAACATCGGTAAAACCATCATCGTGCATATTCCAATTATCGAAGGTGAAGTACAAGAGCTTGGTGACTTTGAGCTTGATGGGGTGACATTTCCTAGTGCCGAAGTTGTGGTTGACTTTTTACACCCAGCAGCCGAAGGCGAAGCTTTATTTCCGACGGGGAACTTAACCGATACCCTAGATGTGCCCGATATAGGAGTATTTAATGCAACGTTAATTCGAGCCGGTATCGCAACCATTTTTTTACACGCCAAAGATTTTGGTTACAACGGCTGCGAATTACAACAAGACATAAATAACGACCCGAAAGCGTTACAAAAGTTTGAACACATTAGACGTTATGGGGCATTAAAAATGGGGTTGATTGACTCGCTTGACGATCCTACCTTAACCGCGCATACCCCAAAAATAGCCTTTATTGCACCGGCTCAAGGTTTTATCACCTCAAGTGGTAAGCAAATAACCGCTGAGCAAATGGACTTACAAGTTCGAGCGCTATCTATGGGCAAGCTTCATCATGCCATGATGGGCACCGCCGCGGTCGCTATTGGCGCTGCGGCAGCCGTACCAGGTACCCTTGTCAATTTAATCGCCGGTGGTGGTGAACGTGAACGTGTCTGTTTTGGTCACCCCTCTGGAACTCTGTCAGTTGGTGCGTCTGTGTGTTTTGAAAACCAACAATGGCAAGTGCAAAAAGTCAGCATGAGTCGAAGTGCGCGGGTTCTGATGGAAGGCTGGGTTAGGGTTCCAGCTATTTAA
- the acnD gene encoding Fe/S-dependent 2-methylisocitrate dehydratase AcnD produces MNYQYRKPLPNSQFDYFDTRAAVNALEPGAYKSLPYTSRVLAEQLVRRCPPEQRDNALLQIIHRKRDHDFPWYPARVVCHDILGQTALVDLAGLRDAIALQGGDPAEVNPVVPTQLIVDHSLAVEAPGYDKDAFAKNRAIEDRRNEDRFHFIEWTKTAFKNVDVIPAGNGIMHQINLEKMSPVIQCQDGVAYPDTCVGTDSHTPHVDALGVIGIGVGGLEAETVMLGRPSMMRLPKIIAVELTGNRQAGITATDIVLALTEFLRNERVVSCYLEFIGEGVRDLTIGDRATISNMTPEFGASAGLFHIDQQTIDYLTLTGRETEQVKLVKTYARHTGLWADDFTQAKYDRTLTFDLSSVGRNMAGPSNPHRRLPTNELTTQGIAKDWQQREGELPDGAVIIAAITSCTNTSNPRNVVAAGLIAQKANALGLVRKPWVKTSFAPGSKVAKLYLEEAGLLTELEQLGFGIVGYACTTCNGMSGALEPNIEQHIIERDLYTTAVLSGNRNFDGRIHPYAKQAFLASPPLVVAYAIAGTIRFDIEQDVLGVDHQGKPIKLKDIWPSDEEIDAIVQCHVKPEQFKKVYTPMFALKQTEQFSSPLYQWREQSTYIRQPPYWQGALANERTMKGMRALAVLGDNITTDHLSPSNAIMLDSAAGAYLQKMGVPEEDFNSYATHRGDHLTAQRATLANPKLFNEMCKDKQGNIKQGSLTRIEPEGVESRMWEAIETYMKRKQPLIIIAGADYGQGSSRDWAAKGVRLAGVEVIVAEGFERIHRTNLVGMGILPVEFKLDENRHLYQIDGSETFDLVGEPKPNNPLTLLIHRKTGETIRVPVICRLDTAEEVSVYQAGGVLQRFAQDFLATSKPRSKQTAK; encoded by the coding sequence ATGAATTATCAATACCGAAAACCTTTGCCCAATAGTCAATTTGATTACTTTGATACCCGTGCAGCCGTTAATGCGCTTGAGCCTGGGGCCTATAAAAGTTTACCCTACACTTCCCGAGTCTTAGCCGAGCAATTGGTACGTCGATGCCCACCTGAACAACGTGACAACGCTCTGTTACAAATCATCCATCGAAAACGGGATCATGACTTTCCTTGGTATCCTGCCAGAGTTGTGTGTCATGATATTTTAGGCCAAACCGCGTTAGTTGATTTAGCCGGCTTGCGCGATGCGATTGCACTGCAAGGGGGCGATCCTGCAGAAGTCAATCCCGTTGTACCAACCCAACTTATTGTTGATCACTCACTCGCCGTTGAAGCGCCAGGGTATGATAAAGATGCTTTTGCTAAAAACCGGGCAATAGAAGACAGACGTAATGAAGACCGATTCCATTTTATTGAGTGGACTAAAACGGCGTTTAAAAACGTCGACGTGATCCCTGCGGGGAATGGCATTATGCATCAAATTAATTTGGAAAAAATGTCTCCGGTCATTCAATGCCAAGATGGCGTTGCTTATCCTGACACTTGTGTCGGGACTGACAGTCATACCCCGCATGTCGATGCGCTTGGCGTTATTGGCATTGGCGTTGGTGGACTAGAAGCCGAAACGGTAATGCTTGGTAGACCATCGATGATGCGACTACCTAAAATTATTGCGGTTGAATTAACAGGCAACAGACAAGCTGGGATCACTGCCACGGATATCGTTTTAGCCTTAACCGAATTTTTACGAAATGAAAGAGTTGTGTCTTGTTATCTTGAATTTATAGGGGAAGGGGTCCGTGACTTAACCATTGGTGATCGTGCAACAATCTCCAATATGACGCCAGAGTTTGGAGCATCCGCTGGCCTATTTCATATCGACCAACAAACCATTGATTATTTAACCCTGACCGGGCGAGAGACCGAGCAGGTTAAATTGGTAAAAACCTATGCTAGGCATACCGGTCTGTGGGCGGATGATTTTACCCAGGCAAAATATGACCGAACTTTAACGTTTGACTTATCTTCTGTTGGTCGCAATATGGCAGGTCCATCTAACCCGCATCGACGTTTGCCTACTAACGAGTTAACCACACAAGGGATCGCCAAAGATTGGCAACAAAGGGAAGGTGAATTACCCGATGGCGCGGTGATCATTGCTGCCATTACCAGTTGTACAAATACTTCCAACCCTCGTAATGTGGTGGCAGCAGGATTAATCGCCCAAAAAGCGAACGCACTGGGTTTAGTACGTAAACCTTGGGTTAAAACATCGTTTGCTCCAGGATCTAAGGTCGCCAAGTTGTATCTTGAAGAAGCCGGTTTATTAACCGAACTTGAGCAATTGGGCTTTGGAATTGTCGGCTATGCGTGCACCACATGTAATGGCATGAGTGGGGCATTAGAGCCTAACATTGAGCAACACATCATAGAACGAGATTTATATACCACCGCCGTTTTATCTGGAAATCGCAACTTCGATGGTCGCATCCACCCTTATGCTAAACAAGCCTTTTTAGCGTCGCCTCCATTAGTTGTTGCTTATGCCATTGCCGGTACCATTCGCTTTGACATTGAACAAGACGTGCTTGGTGTCGACCATCAAGGTAAACCCATTAAACTAAAGGATATTTGGCCAAGTGATGAGGAAATTGACGCCATTGTACAATGCCATGTGAAACCAGAGCAGTTTAAAAAAGTCTATACCCCAATGTTTGCGCTAAAACAAACGGAACAATTTTCGTCACCCTTGTATCAATGGCGAGAACAGAGTACCTATATTAGGCAACCACCGTATTGGCAAGGTGCCCTAGCCAATGAACGCACAATGAAAGGGATGCGGGCTCTAGCCGTGTTGGGAGACAACATTACAACCGATCACCTGTCACCATCTAACGCCATCATGTTAGACAGTGCTGCGGGCGCATATTTACAAAAAATGGGGGTGCCTGAAGAAGATTTTAACTCGTATGCTACTCATCGTGGCGATCATTTGACTGCGCAACGAGCAACCTTGGCAAACCCCAAATTATTCAATGAAATGTGTAAAGATAAGCAAGGCAACATTAAACAAGGGTCACTGACTAGAATTGAGCCGGAAGGGGTTGAAAGTCGAATGTGGGAAGCGATTGAAACCTATATGAAGCGAAAGCAACCGTTGATCATTATTGCTGGCGCCGACTACGGTCAAGGTTCTTCTCGTGATTGGGCTGCAAAAGGCGTTCGCTTAGCCGGGGTCGAAGTGATTGTAGCGGAAGGGTTTGAGCGCATTCATCGGACCAACTTAGTTGGCATGGGCATTTTACCTGTTGAATTTAAATTGGATGAAAATAGACACTTGTATCAAATTGATGGTAGTGAAACTTTTGACTTGGTTGGCGAGCCTAAACCGAACAATCCATTAACGCTACTGATCCATCGAAAAACAGGGGAAACAATTCGGGTCCCGGTTATCTGTCGTTTAGATACCGCCGAAGAAGTGTCGGTGTATCAGGCGGGCGGCGTATTACAGCGATTTGCACAAGATTTTTTAGCCACGTCTAAACCGCGGTCCAAACAAACGGCTAAATAA
- the prpC gene encoding 2-methylcitrate synthase, translating to MAEQKIGGAGLRGQSAGETKLCTVGKSGSGLTYCGYDVADLADNASFEEVAYLLFNGELPNQSELDSYKNQLKTMRDLPETLKQVLQRIPASAHPMDVMRTGASFLGNIEPEIDFSQQHQVANRLLAAFPAIMAYWYRFSHENVEIDCVTDEESLGAHFLKLLTGKSPSELHRRVMDVSLILYAEHEFNASTFTARVCASTLSDMYSCITAAIGSLRGPLHGGANEAAMAMIEKFQSPEDAKVQMAAMLARKEKIMGFGHAVYRTRDPRNDIIKKWSQKLATEFGDTSLYDISVACEQYMWESKKLFCNADFFHASAYHFMAIPTKLFTPIFVCSRVTGWAAHVMEQRQNNRIIRPNADYIGPKPRTVTPISER from the coding sequence ATGGCGGAACAAAAAATAGGTGGTGCCGGTTTGCGAGGGCAAAGTGCTGGTGAAACAAAATTATGTACAGTGGGGAAGTCCGGTTCAGGTTTAACTTACTGTGGCTACGATGTCGCAGATTTAGCCGATAATGCCAGTTTTGAAGAAGTCGCTTATTTACTCTTTAACGGCGAGTTACCTAACCAATCTGAACTCGATTCCTATAAGAATCAACTTAAGACGATGCGAGATTTACCTGAGACTTTAAAGCAGGTGTTACAGCGTATTCCTGCTTCAGCCCATCCTATGGATGTGATGCGAACAGGCGCGTCTTTTTTGGGCAATATAGAACCGGAAATTGATTTTTCTCAACAGCATCAAGTGGCGAATCGACTGTTGGCGGCTTTTCCAGCCATAATGGCGTACTGGTACCGCTTTAGCCATGAAAATGTGGAAATTGATTGTGTAACGGATGAAGAATCCTTAGGGGCACATTTTCTTAAGCTATTAACCGGCAAAAGTCCCAGTGAGTTACATCGTCGGGTTATGGATGTTTCACTTATTCTCTATGCTGAGCATGAATTTAACGCGTCAACCTTTACTGCGCGGGTCTGTGCATCCACGCTTTCCGATATGTATTCCTGTATTACCGCAGCTATAGGGAGCTTACGCGGACCATTACATGGCGGGGCCAATGAAGCTGCGATGGCGATGATCGAAAAGTTTCAATCACCTGAGGATGCAAAAGTGCAAATGGCTGCCATGTTAGCTCGTAAAGAAAAAATTATGGGATTTGGTCACGCGGTCTATCGAACCCGTGACCCACGTAACGACATCATAAAAAAGTGGTCACAGAAACTGGCGACAGAATTTGGCGACACATCACTTTATGACATTTCTGTCGCTTGTGAGCAATATATGTGGGAGAGCAAAAAATTGTTTTGTAACGCCGACTTCTTCCATGCTTCTGCTTACCATTTTATGGCGATACCAACCAAGCTGTTCACCCCCATTTTTGTCTGCTCACGTGTGACGGGGTGGGCTGCGCATGTCATGGAACAACGACAAAATAACCGCATCATCCGTCCAAACGCTGATTATATCGGACCAAAACCAAGAACAGTAACGCCTATTAGTGAGCGTTAG
- the prpB gene encoding methylisocitrate lyase, whose amino-acid sequence MTTRLSPGAKFRQALTHNKPLQIVGTINAYCAMMAEQLGHQAIYLSGGGVANASYGLPDLGMTSLNDVIADVQRITSASSLPLLVDIDTGWGGAFNIAKTIKDMEKAGAAAVHIEDQVSQKRCGHRPNKQIVSKQEMVDRIKAAVDARVDQDFFIMARTDAFAQEGLEQAIARAQAYVAAGADGIFAEAIKTEQHYRAFTKALDVPVLANITEFGQTPLWNKAQLGLWGCAMVLYPLSAFRAMNKAAEQVYKTLLLEGSQESVLDSMQTRMELYDYLGYHQYEQKLDALFSQQVSDS is encoded by the coding sequence ATGACAACAAGACTATCGCCAGGGGCAAAATTTCGTCAAGCTCTTACACACAATAAACCATTACAAATTGTAGGTACCATAAATGCTTATTGCGCCATGATGGCAGAACAACTAGGGCATCAAGCTATTTATTTATCGGGTGGTGGGGTTGCCAATGCCTCTTATGGCCTGCCTGATCTTGGTATGACGTCACTAAATGATGTCATTGCTGATGTGCAGCGCATTACCTCAGCATCAAGTTTACCCTTATTGGTTGATATTGATACGGGCTGGGGTGGGGCGTTTAACATCGCCAAAACCATTAAAGATATGGAAAAAGCCGGCGCTGCAGCTGTGCATATTGAAGATCAGGTATCTCAAAAGCGTTGTGGTCATCGACCAAATAAGCAAATTGTGTCGAAACAAGAGATGGTCGATAGGATCAAGGCCGCAGTGGATGCTAGAGTCGATCAAGATTTTTTCATCATGGCCCGAACCGACGCATTTGCGCAAGAAGGGTTAGAGCAAGCTATTGCGCGAGCACAAGCATATGTCGCAGCTGGCGCAGACGGCATTTTTGCCGAAGCGATTAAAACGGAACAGCACTACCGAGCTTTTACCAAGGCGCTCGATGTCCCCGTATTGGCTAATATCACAGAATTTGGCCAAACACCTTTGTGGAATAAAGCGCAATTAGGTCTATGGGGCTGTGCCATGGTGCTTTATCCACTTTCGGCCTTTAGAGCCATGAATAAAGCTGCTGAGCAGGTGTACAAAACCTTGTTGCTGGAGGGCTCGCAAGAATCGGTGCTCGATAGCATGCAAACAAGAATGGAGCTCTACGATTATTTGGGTTATCACCAATATGAGCAAAAATTAGATGCCTTGTTTTCGCAACAAGTGAGCGATAGCTAG
- a CDS encoding GntR family transcriptional regulator, which translates to MSVSNPAHQVAITTADKIFELLQFDIVEGHIVAGSKISEPELSKKYQISRSTLREALNRLEKCMLIERKPNVGARVVQCSVEGLLEIYQVREALEGMACRLAAQNMTDSEVSQLADILAQHGKSEDLQQGVGYYQEEGDLDFHYCVIQGSHNNNLINILCGELYHLVRMYRCQFGMNSPRASRAFDEHKAILHAIAERDGELAEILMRRHIAASRKNIEQKIAQQDPQL; encoded by the coding sequence ATGAGTGTTAGTAATCCAGCGCACCAAGTGGCCATCACCACCGCAGATAAAATTTTTGAATTGCTGCAATTTGATATCGTCGAGGGTCATATTGTTGCCGGTAGTAAAATCAGTGAACCAGAGCTGTCTAAGAAATATCAGATCAGTCGTTCGACCTTACGCGAGGCACTGAATCGACTAGAAAAATGTATGCTAATTGAGCGCAAACCGAATGTCGGTGCGCGAGTCGTACAGTGCAGTGTTGAAGGTTTATTAGAAATTTATCAAGTACGTGAAGCCCTAGAAGGGATGGCTTGTCGTCTCGCGGCACAAAATATGACAGATTCTGAAGTCAGTCAATTAGCCGATATCTTAGCCCAACATGGTAAAAGTGAGGACCTTCAACAAGGGGTTGGGTATTACCAAGAGGAAGGGGACTTAGACTTTCACTACTGTGTTATCCAAGGCAGCCATAATAACAATTTAATTAATATTTTATGCGGTGAATTATACCACCTAGTTAGAATGTATCGTTGTCAATTTGGGATGAATAGCCCTCGAGCGAGTCGGGCTTTTGATGAACACAAAGCCATTTTACATGCTATTGCCGAACGTGATGGCGAGTTGGCCGAAATTTTGATGCGTCGTCATATTGCGGCTTCCAGAAAAAATATCGAACAGAAAATAGCACAACAAGACCCACAACTTTAA